The Cyprinus carpio isolate SPL01 chromosome A9, ASM1834038v1, whole genome shotgun sequence genome window below encodes:
- the LOC109095666 gene encoding transcription factor Sp3-like isoform X3, translating to MTAPEGPVRARVMADSSSAQEQNADLSVQLTGSSERWEAVKDDSGVLHIPGTGIVTSNGQYVLPLQSLQGLQNQSILLTSGTDASGGAVPNIQYQVIPQVQTAEGQLGFSASAVEGASMAQDAAGQIQILPDGTHTISVTASADLLSNSQNLMTQSGQVHHIPQVSLGSSTFSTQGQVVTNVPLGLPGNITFVPINSMDLDSLGLSGAQPIATGVTADGQLIMTNQSMENSEGSEKAGEQQQTLNSNAAADMFVPTTSSASSSQHPTSTIDGTGVLTQSVTGEQGDGSGYLSQGAVQVSGGQQVIQLQQLPLQTSDGQVSAQAQQSLQNVQLINPGTFLIQAQTVSPSGQIQWQTFQVQGVQNLQNLQLQTAPTQQITLAPVQTLSLGQGGTAVSLTSGQMPNLQSVTVNAVGQFQQSEDTDSTGDIQIKEEPDSEEWPLDSSSTLNANDLSHLRVRLVEEEMEGLSQEGKRLRRVACTCPNCKEGGGRGSNMGKKKQHVCHIAGCGKVYGKTSHLRAHLRWHSGERPFVCTWMYCGKRFTRSDELQRHRRTHTGEKKFVCSECSKRFMRSDHLAKHIKTHQNKKGVGGAMVASVGGAVSSDSIITTGGTTLILTNIQPGTMQGLATVSATVNTSSSQDQLSTGEIPLQLVSVSAGDAAE from the exons ATGACCG cgCCTGAAGGGCCAGTGAGAGCGCGCGTCATGGCGGACAGCAGCAGCGCTCAGGAGCAG AACGCAGACCTCTCAGTGCAGTTAACAGGGTCGTCTGAAAGGTGGGAGGCGGTGAAGGACGATTCGGGGGTCTTGCATATCCCCGGCACGGGTATCGTCACGTCCAACGGACAGTATGTTCTTCCTCTCCAGAGCCTCCAGGGTCTCCAGAACCAGTCCATCTTACTCACGTCAGGGACCGACGCGTCCGGCGGCGCAGTGCCTAACATCCAATACCAAGTCATCCCTCAGGTGCAGACGGCCGAAGGGCAGCTGGGTTTCTCTGCCTCTGCTGTCGAGGGGGCCTCGATGGCGCAGGACGCCGCAGGGCAGATCCAGATCCTCCCAGACGGCACCCATACCATCAGCGTCACGGCATCCGCCGACCTTCTCAGCAACAGTCAGAACCTCATGACCCAGTCTGGCCAAGTGCATCATATCCCACAGGTGTCTCTGGGAAGCTCTACCTTCAGCACTCAGGGTCAGGTGGTCACTAACGTGCCTCTGGGTTTGCCTGGTAACATTACCTTTGTGCCCATAAACAGCATGGATCTGGACTCTCTTGGGCTCTCGGGAGCTCAGCCAATCGCCACCGGCGTCACGGCTGACGGACAGCTCATCATGACCAATCAGAGCATGGAGAACTCTGAGGGCTCGGAGAAAGCAGGGGAACAGCAGCAGACGCTCAACTCTAATGCAGCCGCAGACATGTTTGTGCCTACCACATCTTCAGCATCGTCCTCGCAGCATCCGACCAGCACGATAGACGGCACGGGTGTGTTGACGCAGTCTGTGACGGGAGAGCAGGGCGACGGCTCGGGCTACCTCAGTCAGGGCGCGGTGCAGGTGTCTGGAGGACAGCAGGTGATCCAGTTACAGCAGTTGCCCTTGCAGACCAGTGACGGCCAGGTGTCTGCTCAGGCCCAGCAGTCTCTGCAAAACGTCCAGCTCATCAACCCAGGAACATTCCTCATCCAGGCCCAAACCGTCTCTCCGTCAGGACAGATCCAGTGGCAGACCTTCCAG GTCCAAGGAGTTCAGAACCTCCAGAATCTTCAGCTCCAGACGGCTCCAACTCAGCAGATTACTCTGGCCCCGGTGCAAACGCTGTCTCTGGGTCAGGGCGGCACAGCAGTCAGCCTGACCTCCGGACAGATGCCTAACCTGCAGTCGGTGACGGTGAACGCTGTGGGCCAGTTCCAGCAGTCCGAGGACACAGACAGCACTGGAG ATATTCAGATTAAGGAGGAGCCTGATTCGGAGGAGTGGCCTCTGGACAGTAGCTCTACGCTGAATGCCAATGACCTCTCTCACCTTCGTGTTCGTTTAGTGGAGGAGGAGATGGAGGGATTGAGCCAGGAGGGCAAACGTCTGCGCAGGGTCGCATGCACCTGCCCCAACTGCAAAGAGGGAGGCGGGAG GGGATCTAACATGGGAAAGAAGAAACAGCACGTGTGCCATATAGCCGGCTGCGGGAAGGTATACGGGAAGACGTCTCACTTGAGAGCTCACCTGCGCTGGCACTCGGGAGAGAGACCCTTTGTCTGCACCTGGATGTATTGTGGGAAGAGGTTCACGCGCAGTGATGAATTACAGCGACACAGGAGAACACACACTg GAGAGAAGAAGTTTGTGTGTTCAGAGTGCTCGAAGAGATTCATGCGCAGCGATCACCTGGCCAAGCACATAAAGACGCATCAGAACAAGAAGGGAGTGGGCGGAGCCATGGTGGCCAGCGTGGGCGGAGCCGTGTCCTCGGACAGCATCATCACGACGGGCGGCACCACACTCATCCTCACCAACATCCAGCCCGGCACCATGCAGGGCCTGGCCACCGTCAGCGCTACCGTCAACACGTCCAGCTCACAGGACCAGCTGAGCACAGGCGAGATTCCTCTGCAGTTAGTCTCAGTGTCCGCCGGGGACGCGGCCGAGTGA
- the LOC109095666 gene encoding transcription factor Sp3-like isoform X1, protein MTAPEGPVRARVMADSSSAQEQDGQPSSLALLAATCTGLGSPAPGAENGASSNNTAAAGGNADLSVQLTGSSERWEAVKDDSGVLHIPGTGIVTSNGQYVLPLQSLQGLQNQSILLTSGTDASGGAVPNIQYQVIPQVQTAEGQLGFSASAVEGASMAQDAAGQIQILPDGTHTISVTASADLLSNSQNLMTQSGQVHHIPQVSLGSSTFSTQGQVVTNVPLGLPGNITFVPINSMDLDSLGLSGAQPIATGVTADGQLIMTNQSMENSEGSEKAGEQQQTLNSNAAADMFVPTTSSASSSQHPTSTIDGTGVLTQSVTGEQGDGSGYLSQGAVQVSGGQQVIQLQQLPLQTSDGQVSAQAQQSLQNVQLINPGTFLIQAQTVSPSGQIQWQTFQVQGVQNLQNLQLQTAPTQQITLAPVQTLSLGQGGTAVSLTSGQMPNLQSVTVNAVGQFQQSEDTDSTGDIQIKEEPDSEEWPLDSSSTLNANDLSHLRVRLVEEEMEGLSQEGKRLRRVACTCPNCKEGGGRGSNMGKKKQHVCHIAGCGKVYGKTSHLRAHLRWHSGERPFVCTWMYCGKRFTRSDELQRHRRTHTGEKKFVCSECSKRFMRSDHLAKHIKTHQNKKGVGGAMVASVGGAVSSDSIITTGGTTLILTNIQPGTMQGLATVSATVNTSSSQDQLSTGEIPLQLVSVSAGDAAE, encoded by the exons ATGACCG cgCCTGAAGGGCCAGTGAGAGCGCGCGTCATGGCGGACAGCAGCAGCGCTCAGGAGCAG GACGGACAGCCCTCATCGCTCGCCCTGCTCGCCGCCACTTGCACCGGCCTCGGTTCGCCCGCCCCCGGAGCAGAGAACGGGGCGAGCTCCAATaatactgctgctgctggaggG AACGCAGACCTCTCAGTGCAGTTAACAGGGTCGTCTGAAAGGTGGGAGGCGGTGAAGGACGATTCGGGGGTCTTGCATATCCCCGGCACGGGTATCGTCACGTCCAACGGACAGTATGTTCTTCCTCTCCAGAGCCTCCAGGGTCTCCAGAACCAGTCCATCTTACTCACGTCAGGGACCGACGCGTCCGGCGGCGCAGTGCCTAACATCCAATACCAAGTCATCCCTCAGGTGCAGACGGCCGAAGGGCAGCTGGGTTTCTCTGCCTCTGCTGTCGAGGGGGCCTCGATGGCGCAGGACGCCGCAGGGCAGATCCAGATCCTCCCAGACGGCACCCATACCATCAGCGTCACGGCATCCGCCGACCTTCTCAGCAACAGTCAGAACCTCATGACCCAGTCTGGCCAAGTGCATCATATCCCACAGGTGTCTCTGGGAAGCTCTACCTTCAGCACTCAGGGTCAGGTGGTCACTAACGTGCCTCTGGGTTTGCCTGGTAACATTACCTTTGTGCCCATAAACAGCATGGATCTGGACTCTCTTGGGCTCTCGGGAGCTCAGCCAATCGCCACCGGCGTCACGGCTGACGGACAGCTCATCATGACCAATCAGAGCATGGAGAACTCTGAGGGCTCGGAGAAAGCAGGGGAACAGCAGCAGACGCTCAACTCTAATGCAGCCGCAGACATGTTTGTGCCTACCACATCTTCAGCATCGTCCTCGCAGCATCCGACCAGCACGATAGACGGCACGGGTGTGTTGACGCAGTCTGTGACGGGAGAGCAGGGCGACGGCTCGGGCTACCTCAGTCAGGGCGCGGTGCAGGTGTCTGGAGGACAGCAGGTGATCCAGTTACAGCAGTTGCCCTTGCAGACCAGTGACGGCCAGGTGTCTGCTCAGGCCCAGCAGTCTCTGCAAAACGTCCAGCTCATCAACCCAGGAACATTCCTCATCCAGGCCCAAACCGTCTCTCCGTCAGGACAGATCCAGTGGCAGACCTTCCAG GTCCAAGGAGTTCAGAACCTCCAGAATCTTCAGCTCCAGACGGCTCCAACTCAGCAGATTACTCTGGCCCCGGTGCAAACGCTGTCTCTGGGTCAGGGCGGCACAGCAGTCAGCCTGACCTCCGGACAGATGCCTAACCTGCAGTCGGTGACGGTGAACGCTGTGGGCCAGTTCCAGCAGTCCGAGGACACAGACAGCACTGGAG ATATTCAGATTAAGGAGGAGCCTGATTCGGAGGAGTGGCCTCTGGACAGTAGCTCTACGCTGAATGCCAATGACCTCTCTCACCTTCGTGTTCGTTTAGTGGAGGAGGAGATGGAGGGATTGAGCCAGGAGGGCAAACGTCTGCGCAGGGTCGCATGCACCTGCCCCAACTGCAAAGAGGGAGGCGGGAG GGGATCTAACATGGGAAAGAAGAAACAGCACGTGTGCCATATAGCCGGCTGCGGGAAGGTATACGGGAAGACGTCTCACTTGAGAGCTCACCTGCGCTGGCACTCGGGAGAGAGACCCTTTGTCTGCACCTGGATGTATTGTGGGAAGAGGTTCACGCGCAGTGATGAATTACAGCGACACAGGAGAACACACACTg GAGAGAAGAAGTTTGTGTGTTCAGAGTGCTCGAAGAGATTCATGCGCAGCGATCACCTGGCCAAGCACATAAAGACGCATCAGAACAAGAAGGGAGTGGGCGGAGCCATGGTGGCCAGCGTGGGCGGAGCCGTGTCCTCGGACAGCATCATCACGACGGGCGGCACCACACTCATCCTCACCAACATCCAGCCCGGCACCATGCAGGGCCTGGCCACCGTCAGCGCTACCGTCAACACGTCCAGCTCACAGGACCAGCTGAGCACAGGCGAGATTCCTCTGCAGTTAGTCTCAGTGTCCGCCGGGGACGCGGCCGAGTGA
- the LOC109095666 gene encoding transcription factor Sp3-like isoform X2 has protein sequence MTAPEGPVRARVMADSSSAQEQDGQPSSLALLAATCTGLGSPAPGAENGASSNNTAAAGGNADLSVQLTGSSERWEAVKDDSGVLHIPGTGIVTSNGQYVLPLQSLQGLQNQSILLTSGTDASGGAVPNIQYQVIPQVQTAEGQLGFSASAVEGASMAQDAAGQIQILPDGTHTISVTASADLLSNSQNLMTQSGQVHHIPQVSLGSSTFSTQGQVVTNVPLGLPGNITFVPINSMDLDSLGLSGAQPIATGVTADGQLIMTNQSMENSEGSEKAGEQQQTLNSNAAADMFVPTTSSASSSQHPTSTIDGTGVLTQSVTGEQGDGSGYLSQGAVQVSGGQQVIQLQQLPLQTSDGQVSAQAQQSLQNVQLINPGTFLIQAQTVSPSGQIQWQTFQVQGVQNLQNLQLQTAPTQQITLAPVQTLSLGQGGTAVSLTSGQMPNLQSVTVNAVGQFQQSEDTDSTGVEEEMEGLSQEGKRLRRVACTCPNCKEGGGRGSNMGKKKQHVCHIAGCGKVYGKTSHLRAHLRWHSGERPFVCTWMYCGKRFTRSDELQRHRRTHTGEKKFVCSECSKRFMRSDHLAKHIKTHQNKKGVGGAMVASVGGAVSSDSIITTGGTTLILTNIQPGTMQGLATVSATVNTSSSQDQLSTGEIPLQLVSVSAGDAAE, from the exons ATGACCG cgCCTGAAGGGCCAGTGAGAGCGCGCGTCATGGCGGACAGCAGCAGCGCTCAGGAGCAG GACGGACAGCCCTCATCGCTCGCCCTGCTCGCCGCCACTTGCACCGGCCTCGGTTCGCCCGCCCCCGGAGCAGAGAACGGGGCGAGCTCCAATaatactgctgctgctggaggG AACGCAGACCTCTCAGTGCAGTTAACAGGGTCGTCTGAAAGGTGGGAGGCGGTGAAGGACGATTCGGGGGTCTTGCATATCCCCGGCACGGGTATCGTCACGTCCAACGGACAGTATGTTCTTCCTCTCCAGAGCCTCCAGGGTCTCCAGAACCAGTCCATCTTACTCACGTCAGGGACCGACGCGTCCGGCGGCGCAGTGCCTAACATCCAATACCAAGTCATCCCTCAGGTGCAGACGGCCGAAGGGCAGCTGGGTTTCTCTGCCTCTGCTGTCGAGGGGGCCTCGATGGCGCAGGACGCCGCAGGGCAGATCCAGATCCTCCCAGACGGCACCCATACCATCAGCGTCACGGCATCCGCCGACCTTCTCAGCAACAGTCAGAACCTCATGACCCAGTCTGGCCAAGTGCATCATATCCCACAGGTGTCTCTGGGAAGCTCTACCTTCAGCACTCAGGGTCAGGTGGTCACTAACGTGCCTCTGGGTTTGCCTGGTAACATTACCTTTGTGCCCATAAACAGCATGGATCTGGACTCTCTTGGGCTCTCGGGAGCTCAGCCAATCGCCACCGGCGTCACGGCTGACGGACAGCTCATCATGACCAATCAGAGCATGGAGAACTCTGAGGGCTCGGAGAAAGCAGGGGAACAGCAGCAGACGCTCAACTCTAATGCAGCCGCAGACATGTTTGTGCCTACCACATCTTCAGCATCGTCCTCGCAGCATCCGACCAGCACGATAGACGGCACGGGTGTGTTGACGCAGTCTGTGACGGGAGAGCAGGGCGACGGCTCGGGCTACCTCAGTCAGGGCGCGGTGCAGGTGTCTGGAGGACAGCAGGTGATCCAGTTACAGCAGTTGCCCTTGCAGACCAGTGACGGCCAGGTGTCTGCTCAGGCCCAGCAGTCTCTGCAAAACGTCCAGCTCATCAACCCAGGAACATTCCTCATCCAGGCCCAAACCGTCTCTCCGTCAGGACAGATCCAGTGGCAGACCTTCCAG GTCCAAGGAGTTCAGAACCTCCAGAATCTTCAGCTCCAGACGGCTCCAACTCAGCAGATTACTCTGGCCCCGGTGCAAACGCTGTCTCTGGGTCAGGGCGGCACAGCAGTCAGCCTGACCTCCGGACAGATGCCTAACCTGCAGTCGGTGACGGTGAACGCTGTGGGCCAGTTCCAGCAGTCCGAGGACACAGACAGCACTGGAG TGGAGGAGGAGATGGAGGGATTGAGCCAGGAGGGCAAACGTCTGCGCAGGGTCGCATGCACCTGCCCCAACTGCAAAGAGGGAGGCGGGAG GGGATCTAACATGGGAAAGAAGAAACAGCACGTGTGCCATATAGCCGGCTGCGGGAAGGTATACGGGAAGACGTCTCACTTGAGAGCTCACCTGCGCTGGCACTCGGGAGAGAGACCCTTTGTCTGCACCTGGATGTATTGTGGGAAGAGGTTCACGCGCAGTGATGAATTACAGCGACACAGGAGAACACACACTg GAGAGAAGAAGTTTGTGTGTTCAGAGTGCTCGAAGAGATTCATGCGCAGCGATCACCTGGCCAAGCACATAAAGACGCATCAGAACAAGAAGGGAGTGGGCGGAGCCATGGTGGCCAGCGTGGGCGGAGCCGTGTCCTCGGACAGCATCATCACGACGGGCGGCACCACACTCATCCTCACCAACATCCAGCCCGGCACCATGCAGGGCCTGGCCACCGTCAGCGCTACCGTCAACACGTCCAGCTCACAGGACCAGCTGAGCACAGGCGAGATTCCTCTGCAGTTAGTCTCAGTGTCCGCCGGGGACGCGGCCGAGTGA